A genome region from Solanum pennellii chromosome 12, SPENNV200 includes the following:
- the LOC107007372 gene encoding ATP-citrate synthase beta chain protein 2 produces the protein MATGQLFSKTTQALFYNYKQLPIQRMLDFDFLCGRETPSVAGIINPGSEGFQKLFFGQEEIAIPVHSTVEAACAAHPTADVFINFASFRSAAASSMSALKQPTIRVVAIIAEGVPESDTKQLIGFAKANNKVVIGPATVGGIQAGAFKIGDTAGTIDNIIQCKLYRPGSVGFVSKSGGMSNELYNTIARVTDGVYEGIAIGGDVFPGSTLSDHVLRFNNIPQVKMIVVLGELGGRDEYSLVEALKQGKINKPVVAWVSGTCATLFKSEVQFGHAGAKSGGEMESAQAKNQALRDAGATVPTSYEAFEGAIKEAFEKLVSEGKTTPVKEITPPQIPEDLNTAIKSGKVRAPTHIISTISDDRGEEPCYAGVPMSSIVEQGLGVGDVISLLWFKRSLPRYCTRFIEICTLLCADHGPCVSGAHNTIVTARAGKDLVSCLVSGLLTIGPRFGGAVDDAARYFKDAYDRGLTPYEFVESMKKRGIRVPGIGHRIKRGDNRDKRVELLQLYARENFPSVKYMEYAVQVETYTLSKANNLVLNVDGAIGSLFLDLLAGSGMFTKPEIDEIVEIGYLNGLFVLARSIGLIGHTFDQKRLKQPLYRHPWEDVLYTK, from the exons ATGGCGACTGGACAACTTTTCTCCAAAACTACTCAAGCTTTGTTCTACAACTACAAGCAGCTTCCTATCCAACGGATGCTCGACTTTGATTTCCTTTGTG GGAGAGAAACACCTTCTGTTGCTGGAATTATCAATCCTGGTTCCGAGGGATTCCAGAAACTCTTCTTTGGTCAGGAGGAAATTGCAATCCCAGTACATTCTAC TGTTGAAGCTGCCTGTGCTGCTCATCCAACAGCTGATGTTTTCATCAACTTTGCTTCTTTCAGAAG TGCTGCTGCTTCCTCCATGTCCGCTCTAAAACAGCCAACCATCAGAGTTGTGGCTATTATAGCTGAAGGTGTTCCTGAGTCGGACACCAAGCAGCTTATTGGTTTTGCAAAGGCAAATAATAAG GTGGTTATCGGTCCAGCTACTGTTGGAGGGATTCAAGCCGGAGCTTTTAAGATTGGTGATACTGCTGGAACAATTGATAACATTATTCAGTGCAAGCTTTACAGGCCTGGATCTGTGGGATTTGTCTCCAAATCT GGTGGTATGTCTAATGAACTATACAACACAATTGCCCGTGTGACTGATGGAGTTTATGAAG GAATTGCAATTGGCGGGGATGTCTTTCCTGGCTCTACCCTTTCTGATCATGTTCTGCGCTTCAACAATATTCCACAG GTCAAAATGATTGTTGTACTTGGGGAACTTGGTGGACGAGATGAGTATTCCTTAGTTGAAGCCCTGAAGCAAGGGAAAATCAACAAGCCTGTTGTTGCCTGGGTCAGCGGAACTTGTGCTACACTCTTCAAGTCGGAAGTACAGTTTGGACATGCG GGTGCAAAGAGCGGTGGTGAAATGGAATCTGCACAAGCTAAGAACCAAGCACTCAGAGATGCTGGAGCTACCGTTCCCACTTCGTATGAAGCTTTTGAAGGAGCAATCAAAGAAGCATTTGAAAAGCTG GTTTCGGAAGGTAAAACAACTCCTGTAAAGGAAATAACGCCTCCACAAATTCCTGAGGATCTCAACACAGCAATTAAGAGCGGGAAAGTTCGGGCCCCAACACATATTATTTCCACGATATCTGATGATAGAG GTGAAGAGCCATGCTACGCTGGTGTACCCATGTCATCTATTGTTGAGCAAGGATTAGGTGTCGGTGATGTCATTTCTCTATTGTGGTTCAAACGCAGCCTCCCCCGTTATTGTACACGTTTTATTGAG ATTTGCACTCTGTTGTGTGCTGACCATGGTCCCTGTGTCTCTGGTGCTCATAACACCATCGTAACTGCCAGGGCTGGAAAAGACTTAGTGTCATGTCTTGTGTCTG GGTTGTTGACTATTGGTCCACGATTTGGTGGTGCTGTTGACGATGCTGCCCGATACTTTAAGGATGCTTATGACAGG GGTCTTACACCATATGAATTTGTTGAAAGTATGAAGAAGAGAGGCATCCGAGTGCCAGGAATCGGACACAG GATCAAGAGAGGTGACAACAGAGATAAGAGAGTTGAACTACTTCAGCTCTACGCTAGGGAAAATTTCCCTTCCGTTAAGTACATGGAATACGCGGTTCAAGTTGAAACCTACACACTCTCAAAGGCAAACAACCTAGTCCTCAACGTTGACGGAGCCATTGGTTCCCTCTTCTTAGATCTCCTTGCTGGAAGTGGAATGTTCACCAAGCCAGAAATCGATGAAATAGTAGAGATTGGTTACCTGAATGGGCTATTCGTGCTGGCACGTTCCATTGGTCTTATCGG ACACACGTTCGATCAGAAGAGATTGAAACAGCCTCTATACCGTCACCCATGGGAAGACGTCCTCTACACCAAGTGA
- the LOC107007135 gene encoding uncharacterized protein LOC107007135, whose amino-acid sequence MAMSIPCYASFGTKLQDPLNYSNYNGVKKVKSIIKKTVIPSVSSSPVESLQKGNWVKLICGASFEDLVDIRNLSLVYTLAGVDCIDCAAEASVVNAVNEGIEAARALVPIRRPWVMISVNDDEDLHFRKAEFDPDDCPWDCMRPCEKVCPANAILQKGGVLAERCYGCGRCLPVCPYDKIRAITYVRDVIATAELLERDDVDALEIHTSGREPSVFRELWTGLGNSTANLKLVAVSFPDLRDSTISAMNAMYSIMESSIHCVNLWQLDGRPMSGDIGRGATRDAIAFARKLASAGDKPKGFLQLAGGTNSHTVEGLKKERLFQTTTIHEPSRYETIPSTLHSTNALIAGVAFGGYARKIVGRVLSSVQSHHGLARVEDFPEQLLQAIIESLALVGTVKCYNIQKQIT is encoded by the exons ATGGCTATGAGCATTCCTTGCTATGCTTCATTTGGCACCAAATTGCAAG ATCCACTTAATTATAGCAACTACAATGGAGTTAAAAAGGTGAAAAGTATCATAAAGAAGACAGTGATTCCTTCTGTTAGTAGTTCCCCTGTTGAATCTCTTCAGAAGGGAAATTGGGTCAAGCTTATTTGTGGTGCTAGCTTTGAG GATTTGGTTGATATCAGGAACCTTTCTCTGGTTTATACACTTGCCGGAG TTGATTGCATTGACTGCGCTGCTGAGGCGTCAGTGGTGAATGCTGTAAATGAAGGGATAGAAGCAGCCAGAGCCCTTGTGCCCATACGCAGGCCTTGGGTTATGATTAGTGTTAATGACGATGAAGATCTTCATTTCCGCAAAGCTG AATTTGATCCGGATGATTGCCCCTGGGATTGCATGAGACCTTGTGAGAAAGTGTGTCCTGCTAATGCAATACTGCAAAAG GGCGGAGTTTTGGCTGAGCGTTGTTATGGTTGCGGTCGCTGCCTTCCGGTTTGTCCATATGACAAAATAA GAGCTATTACGTATGTGAGAGATGTTATAGCTACAGCTGAACTTCTTGAAAGGGATGATGTTGATGCCTTAGAAATTCATACCAGTGGAAG GGAACCTTCTGTTTTTAGAGAACTTTGGACTGGGTTGGGGAACTCAACTGCAAATCTGAAACTCGTGGCA GTTAGTTTTCCAGACTTGAGAGATTCAACCATATCTGCAATGAATGCTATGTACTCTATAATGGAATCCAGCATACACTGCGTCAACTTATGGCAG TTGGATGGTCGACCAATGAGTGGAGATATTGGGCGAGGTGCCACGAGAGATGCAATTGCTTTTGCACGAAAATTGGCCTCTGCTGGCGACAAGCCTAAAG GCTTCCTTCAACTGGCTGGTGGTACCAATAGTCACACAGTGGAAGGGTTGAAAAAAGAGAGATTATTCCAAACAACAACCATACACG AGCCTTCAAGATACGAGACAATTCCGAGCACCTTACATTCAACGAATGCTTTGATTGCTGGTGTGGCCTTTGGTGGCTATGCACGAAAG ATCGTCGGTAGAGTTCTGAGTTCTGTGCAAAGTCATCATGGACTTGCTCGTGTTGAAGATTTTCCCGAGCAACTTCTGCAGGCCATTATTGAATCACTAGCTCTGGTTGGAACTGTTAAATGTTACAACATCCAGAAGCAGATCACTTAG